DNA from Gephyromycinifex aptenodytis:
CGGCCGAGCTACGGGCGAGCACATAGGACCAGGTGGTGAAGGCGACTGCGGTCGGGAACACCCCGAGGAAGACCACGGCCAACGTCGCGCCGGTCGGGGCGGTGCCCACATCGCGCATCATCCGCCCCGCCCACGGCAGCAGCGCGACAGTGCCTGCGGCTGCGCCCAACCAGGTGAGTGTGGTGGCGTCCACGGTGCGAAGGAGTCGCTTCTGCAAAAGGGTGCACCCGGCGTAGAGCACCGCTGCAGCCACAGCCAGCAGCAACCCCAACGGTTCGATGTGACCGGTGGGTGATTGGCTGCCGATGAGCACGACCCCGAGGAAGGAGATCGGGGCGCCGATGAGCAGAGCGCGCGGGAAACCCTCCCCGAGCAGCAGACCGGCGAAGATGACGACCATCAGCGGCGCCGTGTTGACGATCATCGAGGCGGTGCCCGCGTCGATACTCAACTCTGCGGTATTCAGGGCAAGGTTGTAGAGGCAGAACCAGCCCACACCCCAGGCGATCACCAAGGGGACGTCGCGTCGCGGAGGTAGCTTGATTCCTTGATGCGCGGCGATGATCCCCAAGCCTAGGGTGCCGATGAGCATCCGCAGCAGCGCCATCGCGCCCGGGTCGTAATGCGGCCCGGCGAAGCGGATCGCGATGAATGCCGAGGCCCAGAACAACACCGTGATCGCGGCTGCCGCAACCACCTTGAGATCCGTGCCGCCACCGTTGCCCACGGCGCGCGACACTCCACCATCCACCCTGTTCACCGCCCCATCCTCGCCCACCCCAGCGAACGTGCTGCGCGGGCCCGCCTGCAGCACAGGAACACCCCCTCCCCGCGCGAGCCGTCAATTGCAGGTGACGGCTCGCCGCTCACCCCCCGCGAGCCGTCGATTTCAAATGACGGCTCGCGGGGTGTCACGAGGGCTGGAAGGGGCGGCGAGGGCTGGCAAGCCCCAATCTAGGCAGGCATGGGCACTATCGCTAATCAGCGTTCCCCACGCGTGCCCCGATGATGCGCACTGCATACCGAGCATATTCACGAGCTACTTCCTCGGGCGACAGCGGACCAGCGACGCGATACCACTGGCAAATCGACGTACACATTGTGGAAATGGCACGCCCCGCGGCCGACACGTCCTGCTGCGGGGCTAGTCGGCGGTGCACACAAGACGTAATCTCAGCTTCAAGCCTGCGCTGGACGTCGTTGCGAC
Protein-coding regions in this window:
- a CDS encoding DMT family transporter, with product MNRVDGGVSRAVGNGGGTDLKVVAAAAITVLFWASAFIAIRFAGPHYDPGAMALLRMLIGTLGLGIIAAHQGIKLPPRRDVPLVIAWGVGWFCLYNLALNTAELSIDAGTASMIVNTAPLMVVIFAGLLLGEGFPRALLIGAPISFLGVVLIGSQSPTGHIEPLGLLLAVAAAVLYAGCTLLQKRLLRTVDATTLTWLGAAAGTVALLPWAGRMMRDVGTAPTGATLAVVFLGVFPTAVAFTTWSYVLARSSAGRTSAITYASPAVTILLSWLILAEVPTLVMLIGGALCLLGVFITRMSRSDA